DNA from Candidatus Deferrimicrobiaceae bacterium:
CAGGAGGGCCGCCATCGCGAAGTGAAACCCCCGCGCCACCCAGAGGGATTTCCCGACGCCGAGACACCTCGGGATGGAGTGGAGCCGCTCCTCCCGGTCGAACTCGATGTCCTGAAGGGCGTAGAGGACGTCGAAGCCGGCCACCCAGAACATGACCGCGAAGGAAAAAAGGAGGATCCTCGGGTCGAACTCCCCCGTGACGGCGATCCAGGCGGCCAGCGGCGCCGCTCCGAGGCACATCCCCAGGACGATGTGGGACGCCCAGGTGAATCGCTTCGTGTAGGAGTAGGAGAAGAGGATGAGCAGGAGCACGGGGGAGAGCTTGAGGCACAAGGGGTTCAACTTCGCCGCCGACAGCTCGAGCAGGACCACGGACAGGAAGATGAAGACGGCCGCCATCGGCCTGCTCACCTCGTTCCTCGGGATGGCGCGGTCCCGGGTGCGCGGGTTCCTCGCGTCGATGTCGGCATCGACCAGCCGGTTGAACCCCATGGCGGCGCTTCTTCCGCCCACCATCGCCAAAACGATGTAGAAGAA
Protein-coding regions in this window:
- a CDS encoding UbiA-like polyprenyltransferase, which translates into the protein ADMLGRVGVYLEMIKVAHTVFALPFALMGAFLAAGGFPSTRTFFYIVLAMVGGRSAAMGFNRLVDADIDARNPRTRDRAIPRNEVSRPMAAVFIFLSVVLLELSAAKLNPLCLKLSPVLLLILFSYSYTKRFTWASHIVLGMCLGAAPLAAWIAVTGEFDPRILLFSFAVMFWVAGFDVLYALQDIEFDREERLHSIPRCLGVGKSLWVARGFHFAMAALLLVGYDSFGLGRWFLAGWAICSAVLVYEHSILRANDLSRLNVAFFNLNGIVSIALCLFTYLDLAL